In Serratia liquefaciens ATCC 27592, the genomic stretch CGACAGCCAGTACAGCACCGGCGGCGGGTTATCATCGCGCGGTGGCGGCAGATAGATGCTGAAAGTCATGTTGCAATTCAGGCTCTGCGCCGCATGGCGGTAACGCTGTTGCCAGCCGCCAAACATGCGGTGCTCTTCGAGAAGTTCTAATGACAAGGTCATCTCTGCCTCCTGGCTTATTTTTTGTCGAAGTGAATAACGGAACGAATGGATTTGCCTTCGTGCATCAAATCGAACGCCTCGTTAATCTGCTCCAGGCCCATGGTGTGGGTAATAAAGTCATTCAGCGCGAATTCGCCGTTCATATAACGCTCGACGATACCCGGCAGTTGCGAACGGCCTTTCACCCCACCAAAAGCAGAGCCGCGCCAGACGCGGCCGGTCACCAGTTGGAACGGACGGGTAGAGATTTCCTGCCCTGCACCGGCGACGCCGATGATTACGGATTCGCCCCAGCCTTTATGGCAGCATTCCAGCGCTGAACGCATTACGTTGACGTTGCCGATACACTCGAAGGAGAAATCTACGCCGCCGTCGGTCAGTTCAACGATCACATCCTGGATCGGTTTATCGTAGTCTTTCGGGTTGATCAGATCGGTAGCGCCCAGCTTGCGCGCCAGATCGAACTTGCTGGTGTTGATGTCGATGCCGATGATGCGACCTGCACCGGCCATCTGTGCGCCGATAATGGCCGACAGACCGATGCCGCCAAGGCCGAAGATGGCAACGGTATCGCCTTTTTGCACTTTGGCGGTGTTGATAACCGCACCCATGCCGGTAGTGACGCCGCAGCCGAGCAGGCAGACTTCTTCCAGCGGTGCTTCTTTACTGATTTTGGCCAGTGAGATTTCCGGTACCACGGTGTATTCGGAGAAGGTTGAAGTGCCCATGTAGTGGAAAATAGGCTTGCCGTCCTTAAAGAAGCGGGTAGTGCCGTCCGGCATCAGGCCCTTGCCTTGGGTGGCGCGGATCGCCTGGCACAGGTTGGTTTTGCCGGATTTACAGAATTTGCACTCGCCGCATTCCGGGGTGTACAGCGGGATCACGTGATCGCCTACCGCCACGCTGGTCACGCCTTCGCCGATGGCTTCCACCACGCCGCCGCCTTCATGGCCGAGGATTGCCGGGAACACGCCTTCGGGATCGGCACCGGACAGGGTGTAGGCGTCTGTGTGGCAGACACCGGTGGCGACGATCCGCACCAGCACTTCGCCTTTTTGCGGTGGCATCAGATCGACTTCTTCGATCTTCAGCGGCTGGTTCGGTCCCCAGGCAACGGCGGCACGGGTTTTGATCATTTCCATCATAGTCTCCAGTGGTCTATTTTTTAAATCAGGCTATGTCGATAGCATCGGGTAAGTCATGGGCAGTATTTTCAACCGCAACGGTTTCTGCCTGTTCAATAATCAGTTCTTTCAGGGCGCGTACGTTCGGGCCAAAGGCGTCGCGTCGCCACAGTAGCCAGGTGGCAGTTTGGGCAATGTCGTCCGGCAGGGTGTGTACTTTCACCCGTTCGTGGCCGGGCAGCAGGCTTAGTACCGAATGCGGGATCATCGCCAGCCCGGCGCCGCTGGCGACGCAGGCCAGCATGGCGTGGTAGGACTGGATTTCCATAATCTGGCCTGGCAGCGCACCTTCGCGCTTGAACCAGGACTCCAACCGCAGACGGTAAGAACAGCTTGCGCGAAAGGCAAACAGGGTTTCGCCCTTGGCATCTTTGGCGTTATGGATCGGCAGGTGGTCGAGACAGGAGATCACCACCATATGTTCGGGGAAGGCAATACAGCCATTGAGTTCGTCATACTGTACCGGCCCGTCGACCAGCGCGGCCGCTAGCGTACCGGCGCGGACTCGTTCGGTGATCTCGCCGGAGGTGCCGGTGGTCAGTGACAGCGACACCTGCGAGAAACACTGATGATACGCCGCCAACAGGGTGGGCAACCGGGTGGCGGCGGTGCTTTCCATCGAGCCGATGGCGAAGTTACCCGCCGGCTCACCGGCATGGGTGATGCTCATGGCTTCTTCGCTCAGCGCCAGGATACGGTTGGCATAACAGAGAAAGTTATGGCCCATCGGCGAAAGGCGCAGTCGCTGTTTTTCACGGATAAACAGATCGGTGCCCAGTTCCTGTTCGAGCTGACGCAGGCGTGTGGTCAGGTTCGAGGGGACGCGGTGCAATTGCTCTGCGGCACGGGCGACGGAGCCGGTTTCGGCGACGCTGCAAAACATGCGGAGCTGGGTCAGATCCATTATCTTCTCTTTTCGTGATGAACTTGATGAGTATTATTCAGTTTTTGTGAGTGTAATACTGCTGCATGATACTGGCAACTTTCTTTTAACAGTATGGATAACTCTACATGGCCTTAAGAATTGCCCTGAGCGGTTTTATCGCGTTGATCGTTGCCATGGGGATTGGCCGCTTCGCCTTTACCCCGCAGGTGCCGCTGATGATTGCTGAGCATCAGTTTACTCTGACCGGCGCCGGATTGGTGGCGGCCATCAACTATCTGGGCTACCTGTGCGGCGCTTACGATGCCATGCGTGCCAGCCGACACGTGGAACGTCGGCTGTGGTTGGGCGTGTGGGGGGCGGTGATCTTGACGCTGCTTTCCGCCTGGGTACAGGGGGAGTGGTGGCACGGTGCGGTGCGTTTCTTCATCGGGTGGGCTAGCGGTTGGTCGATGGTACTGGTGGCGGCCTGGACCAACGAACGGTTGGCACACTATGGCCGACCGGCGCTCAGCGCGGCGGTGTTTGCCGGCCCGGGAGCCGGAATTTTTATCAGCGGCATGCTGGCGGTGGGGATCCACAGTCTGGCGTTGACCGCGTCACAGGCCTGGCTGGTCTACGGCGTACTGGCGCTGGTATTGATTGGCGCGATCAGCATTAATCTGCCGAAGACCGGCGAATTGCATCGTCCTGACGTGGCGCCTGAGCCATTGTTGTTGACCCCGGCGCTGAAACGTCTGGTGTGGAGCTACAGTCTCGCAGGCTTTGGTTATATTCTGCCGGCCACTTTTTTGTCGCAAATGGCCGCGGCGCGCTTTCCCGGCAGCCTGTTCGCGCAATTTGTCTGGCCGATCTTTGGTGGGGCGGCGGTGCTGGGGATTGTCATCGGTATTCTGACCCGTCACCGGCTGACTACTCAAACCCGGCTGGCTATCACCCTGTGGGTACAGGCATTGGGGGTGTTAAGCGCGGAAATCGTACCGGGAGTTGCCGGCTTGGCACTGGGCGCGTTGCTGACCGGTGGCGGCTTCCTCAGCGTGGTGCAGCTGTCGATTCAGCATGGCCGTGAGTTGGCACCCAACCATGCCCGTTATATGGCGGGACTGCTGACCACCGGTTATGCGATTGGCCAACTGGTTGGTCCGACGCTGTCGGCGTTGTCTACCGCATTGACTCACCGACTGGAACCGGCATTGTACGTGGCCGTGGCGGCGCTGATTGTGGCCGGTCTGCTGGTGGTCAATACGTCGGCGCGCGAGCTGGCGCGAAAACCGATGGCGCAGTGATTAAATTCCGTACAAAAAAAGTGGAATAGCCGCAGCTGGCCTGATTGTGCTAAATGCGAATATTTCACCTGCGGATGAAACACAATCACTGGATAATCCCCTCGCTCT encodes the following:
- the ptrR gene encoding putrescine utilization regulator PtrR, which produces MDLTQLRMFCSVAETGSVARAAEQLHRVPSNLTTRLRQLEQELGTDLFIREKQRLRLSPMGHNFLCYANRILALSEEAMSITHAGEPAGNFAIGSMESTAATRLPTLLAAYHQCFSQVSLSLTTGTSGEITERVRAGTLAAALVDGPVQYDELNGCIAFPEHMVVISCLDHLPIHNAKDAKGETLFAFRASCSYRLRLESWFKREGALPGQIMEIQSYHAMLACVASGAGLAMIPHSVLSLLPGHERVKVHTLPDDIAQTATWLLWRRDAFGPNVRALKELIIEQAETVAVENTAHDLPDAIDIA
- a CDS encoding YbfB/YjiJ family MFS transporter; protein product: MALRIALSGFIALIVAMGIGRFAFTPQVPLMIAEHQFTLTGAGLVAAINYLGYLCGAYDAMRASRHVERRLWLGVWGAVILTLLSAWVQGEWWHGAVRFFIGWASGWSMVLVAAWTNERLAHYGRPALSAAVFAGPGAGIFISGMLAVGIHSLALTASQAWLVYGVLALVLIGAISINLPKTGELHRPDVAPEPLLLTPALKRLVWSYSLAGFGYILPATFLSQMAAARFPGSLFAQFVWPIFGGAAVLGIVIGILTRHRLTTQTRLAITLWVQALGVLSAEIVPGVAGLALGALLTGGGFLSVVQLSIQHGRELAPNHARYMAGLLTTGYAIGQLVGPTLSALSTALTHRLEPALYVAVAALIVAGLLVVNTSARELARKPMAQ
- a CDS encoding S-(hydroxymethyl)glutathione dehydrogenase/class III alcohol dehydrogenase, which codes for MEMIKTRAAVAWGPNQPLKIEEVDLMPPQKGEVLVRIVATGVCHTDAYTLSGADPEGVFPAILGHEGGGVVEAIGEGVTSVAVGDHVIPLYTPECGECKFCKSGKTNLCQAIRATQGKGLMPDGTTRFFKDGKPIFHYMGTSTFSEYTVVPEISLAKISKEAPLEEVCLLGCGVTTGMGAVINTAKVQKGDTVAIFGLGGIGLSAIIGAQMAGAGRIIGIDINTSKFDLARKLGATDLINPKDYDKPIQDVIVELTDGGVDFSFECIGNVNVMRSALECCHKGWGESVIIGVAGAGQEISTRPFQLVTGRVWRGSAFGGVKGRSQLPGIVERYMNGEFALNDFITHTMGLEQINEAFDLMHEGKSIRSVIHFDKK